The segment atatacatttatcatatatataaaatacatatatattcatctCAACACTTTTTAacatttcatttatataacaaaataataaacatatatatatatatatatatacatacatacatatttgaTGGCAGGGGAatgattaattttttttacaatcatataaatatatatatatatatatatatatatatttttattttttaatatcctCGTATTTTTAAACTAGTCTTTCCATTTTCAAAacattcattatatatatatatatatatatatatgtatactttgaggataaataaatatatattaaaagaaatataaaagtagtaaatatttttaatgaaatagttcaatatatacaatatttatatcatataacgattttttttttttttttttttttttccctatataatttaataaatctctgatgcttatatatatatatatatatatatatataaacactctttttaattattaaaaaaaaaaaaaaaaaaaatgggtgatataaaacaaaacaaatatgACTTAGGTTTAGATATGACTGTAGatgatcaaaaaaaaattggaaaGTTTACAAATCTACATTATAAAGAACCattatatgaacataaaataaaaatgatgaaagaaaatattatgaatattgaTTCTTCTATTGATGAAGTTTCATTAGCTTTTGATTCAAATGATATTATGTTAAATATAGGtacacaaaatatatacatatataatatacatatataatatacatatataatatacatatataatacacatatataatacacatatataatacacatatatacaaatacatATTCTTGATATACTTCTTCTTTTACATTTTAGGTGACTGCTTTTTTAAATTCGATTTGGATTATATCGAAGAACATTTAGAGGATAGAAAATCTGAAGAGCTCGCAAATTTAAATGAAATGGAATtagaatataaaacaaaactaAATGAAAagcaaaaattaaaaacagaACTGTATGCGAAGTTTGGAAATAGGATAGATCTTAATTGAATATtaaacaaatgaaaaaaaaatatatattatatataattaaataaataaataaataaataaataaataaatatatatatatatatatatatatatatatatatatacttatatgtatgtatttattattttatttaatcatAAGTtaacttttttataaaatttttattattttaaaaattttttttttttttttttcgaattcatataaattacagtataattttgtaaaaaataatattcgtgcatttatatttttttttaataacataaaagtataatattaatacaaaattaaatttgcaattattatatatgaacatatttttttttttttttttttttttttgtttaaaatttaatatctAAAACGTgcctttaaaaaaaagtacaaaaAAGAACGAATTATTCCATGCCATTTAATAATCATGTATGTCTAATTAAATGTGactgattttttttttgatatatatatataaaataatattataatcatataaaatatgtatttgaTTTATacctttaaatttttattttatataatatttttttttttttttttttttttcaccgTCGTAAGGATTTAATTTAATtcccaaaaaaaatatatatatatatatatatatatatatatatagaaaataaaggaaaatattatttaaatatatttttttattgatattaaaagaaataaataaaatattaatactaGATTATAACAGAAATTTAAATTTCactgatattttttttatattataaagtgctttttcaaatataatatatattatcttaaaaatatatgtaattcaaatgtttatatataaatatttgtggAAACATTAGGGCGggtttttatttcttatgtaatattaaagaagccgtatataatatatatatatatatatatatatattatatatatatatgtataatatataatatatatatataatacataaatatataatataatatttatatactgatgtccctttatatatatatatatatatataatatattttacataaaaattatatatattatatatggatatataataaatataattacaaattacattttttttttttttttattttattttatttttttttttccttttacaTTTTTCCCTTCaatttatttccttttatttattcatttatttactatttttttttttttaaatattttattttattttattttatttgacgtttatattttttttatttgcttTAAaagttttttctttattttagaaaaagaaataaaagaaatataattcttctactattaaatatattataatatgaatttaaataaaaaaaaattaaagtattataaaataacattatatatattatatatatatattatataacaccTTTAAACATatgagataaaaaaaaaaaataagaaaaaaaagaattaatatgaacttttacatataaaatgaaatataatatatatatataatatatatatatatatatatatatatatatatatatatatatatatatatatatatatatataattattatatattataatgaattttcctaattttgtttttatataatatatatattttacaactACTTTTAatgatttctttttttgcaattatttttacatacattatatatatggatttatatatacataatattagaAGAGTTAATACatgagaaaagaaaa is part of the Plasmodium falciparum 3D7 genome assembly, chromosome: 9 genome and harbors:
- a CDS encoding prefoldin subunit 4, putative, with the translated sequence MGDIKQNKYDLGLDMTVDDQKKIGKFTNLHYKEPLYEHKIKMMKENIMNIDSSIDEVSLAFDSNDIMLNIGDCFFKFDLDYIEEHLEDRKSEELANLNEMELEYKTKLNEKQKLKTELYAKFGNRIDLN